AAAGGATAGATTCATGAAGGAAGAACAAACCTTGGTTAATGACGTAAAGCAATTTTGGTCAAGTCATCCAATGGCATACAATTTTCCGACTAAAAACCTTTCGAAAGATTTGCTTGCGCAGATTGATCAAAAATTTTATAAAAAGGCTGTCAATTGTTATAATGGTGATGGCAAAAAACTCTACTCCGATTATATTGACTATAATGAGGTGATCAAGAATAAGAGTGTTCTGGAAATTGGATACGGAATGGGCACTATGATGCAATGTTTTTGTGAAAATGGAGCTAATTATTTTGGAATTGATCTTAGTGATTTTCATTTTGCTGCAGCTCAATTTCGAAAATCCATGTTTAATCTTAACGCCGATGTTGTATTAGGAAATGCAGAAAGTTTGCCTTATGGGGATAATCAATTTGATTTTGTTTTTTCACATGGGGTTATCCATCATACGCCACAGACCGAAAAGGTATGTGATGAAATTTATAGAGTGCTAAAGCCGGGCGGTAAATTTCTTGTTATGGTTTATCATATGAATTCGATTCGAGTAAGATGGGACTACCACATTAAACATTCCTTCTTTCGATGGCAAAAAGGATTAAAAACATTTTGTAGCATTCAAGAAGCGTTGAATTATCATACGGATAACCATGACTCAAATCGAGGCGGCTCACCACTGGCTAAAGCGTATACACGAACGACAGGCGCCAAATTGTTTGAAAAATTTAAACACCTGCACATTGATGTTACTAGCAATCCCATTGAGTTTGAAAAATTTCCCTTTCATCCTTTTGGTAAATTGATGCCCTTTTCATTAAGAAAAAAATTATCCAAAAAATGGGGATATTTTTTGATGATTAATGGGCAAAAATGATACAATTTAAAAACATCAATACTACAAGATAAAATCATGTCCGGCATTGTGGGGATGATACATGTTGATCCGAATAGCATGTCGAAAATGGAGTGGGTTCACTGGCGTATTTGTGGAAGCGCACTATCGCATGATCTAGCTTTGATTTTGTTGTTAAATAATACCGTGTCTGCGCAGACAAGCGGGAAAACGGTGTCC
This sequence is a window from bacterium. Protein-coding genes within it:
- a CDS encoding class I SAM-dependent methyltransferase, whose protein sequence is MKEEQTLVNDVKQFWSSHPMAYNFPTKNLSKDLLAQIDQKFYKKAVNCYNGDGKKLYSDYIDYNEVIKNKSVLEIGYGMGTMMQCFCENGANYFGIDLSDFHFAAAQFRKSMFNLNADVVLGNAESLPYGDNQFDFVFSHGVIHHTPQTEKVCDEIYRVLKPGGKFLVMVYHMNSIRVRWDYHIKHSFFRWQKGLKTFCSIQEALNYHTDNHDSNRGGSPLAKAYTRTTGAKLFEKFKHLHIDVTSNPIEFEKFPFHPFGKLMPFSLRKKLSKKWGYFLMINGQK